A genomic window from Salvia miltiorrhiza cultivar Shanhuang (shh) chromosome 5, IMPLAD_Smil_shh, whole genome shotgun sequence includes:
- the LOC131025328 gene encoding glutamate--glyoxylate aminotransferase 2 — MSKSLDYENLNENVKKCQYAVRGELYLRASELQKEGKKIIFTNVGNPHALGQKPLTFPRQVVALCQAPFLLDDPNVGLLFPADAIAKAKHYLSLTSGGLGAYSDSRGLPGVRKEVADFIERRDGYPSDPELIFLTDGASKGVMQILQSIIRGAHDGILVPVPQYPLYSATISLLGGSLVPYYLEETANWGLDIGNLRQSVAQARSQGITVRAMVIINPGNPTGQCLSEANLKEILNFCYQNNLVLLGDEVYQQNIYQDERPFISSRKVLMDMGPPMSKAVELVSFHTVSKGYFGECGQRGGYFEMTNISPKTVEEIYKVASISLSPNVPAQIFMGLMVNPPKPGDISYDQYIRESKGILESLRKRAHIMTDGFNSCRNVVCNFTEGAMYSFPQIRLPPKAIEAAKNAGKVPDVFYCLKLLEATGISTVPGSGFGQKEGVFHLRTTILPAEEDMPAIMDSFKKFNDEFMEQYEDYRGYSRM, encoded by the exons atgtcaaaatcatTGGATTACGAGAATTTGAACGAAAATGTCAAGAAATGTCAGTATGCTGTCCGAGGGGAGCTGTATCTTCGAGCTTCTGAGCTTCAGAAGGAAGGGAAGAAG ATCATCTTCACCAACGTTGGAAATCCTCATGCTCTCGGACAGAAACCTCTGACCTTTCCTCGCCAG GTCGTTGCTCTCTGCCAAGCTCCATTCCTGCTGGATGATCCTAACGTCGGGCTTTTATTTCCGGCTGATGCCATTGCCAAAGCAAAACACTATCTTTCCCTTACTTCTGGGGGTCTAG GTGCTTACAGTGATTCTCGCGGCCTTCCTGGAGTTAGGAAAGAAGTCGCGGACTTCATTGAGAGGCGTGATGGATATCCAAG TGATCCAGAACTCATATTTCTAACAGATGGTGCAAGCAAAGGTGTGATGCAGATCTTGCAATCTATCATACGCGGTGCACATGATGGG ATACTCGTCCCTGTGCCACAGTATCCCCTCTACTCCGCGACAATATCTTTGCTCGGTGGATCTCTCGTTCCTTATTATCTCGAAGAGACTGCAAACTGGGGTCTTGATATTGGTAACCTTCGTCAATCAGTTGCTCAGGCTCGTTCTCAAGGAATCACT GTACGAGCCATGGTGATCATAAACCCCGGCAACCCCACGGGCCAGTGTCTCAGCGAAGCAAATCTTAAGGAAATACTGAACTTCTGTTATCAAAACAATTTGGTGTTGCTTGGTGATGAAGTCTATCAGCAAAACATATACCAAGACGAGCGCCCCTTCATAAGTTCACGAaag GTTCTGATGGATATGGGGCCACCCATGAGCAAGGCAGTCGAGCTCGTTTCATTCCACACCGTCTCCAAAGGCTACTTTGGAGAATGTGGGCAACGCGGTGGCTACTTTGAGATGACCAACATTTCTCCAAAG ACAGTAGAGGAAATCTACAAGGTTGCTTCGATATCACTCAGTCCCAACGTTCCTGCACAGATATTC ATGGGACTCATGGTGAACCCTCCTAAACCTGGAGACATATCATATGATCAATACATCAGAGAGAG CAAAGGAATTCTGGAGTCACTGAGGAAGAGAGCGCATATAATGACCGACGGGTTCAACAGCTGCAGAAACGTCGTCTGCAACTTCACTGAAG GCGCTATGTATTCTTTCCCACAAATACGGCTGCCACCAAAGGCCATCGAGGCTGCCAAGAATGCGGGGAAAGTGCCCGATGTTTTCTACTGTCTCAAGCTCCTAGAAGCCACGGGCATCTCCACCGTCCCAGGCTCTGGCTTCGGACAAAAGGAAGG GGTTTTCCATCTGAGAACCACCATCCTGCCCGCGGAGGAGGACATGCCCGCGATCATGGACAGTTTCAAGAAATTCAACGACGAATTCATGGAGCAGTACGAGGACTACCGAGGGTACTCGAGGATGTGA
- the LOC131025329 gene encoding cyclin-dependent protein kinase inhibitor SMR6-like, giving the protein MGVSEKLHSMDSGAVDAEKWVISAGIALRSSLKPVFTKPAERPDADEDFPTTPTYAESRIPARLPCPPAPKKRKPAPAPRSSCRAREFFNPPDLETIFIRRVEGS; this is encoded by the coding sequence ATGGGTGTTTCCGAAAAGCTCCATTCCATGGATAGTGGAGCTGTGGATGCAGAAAAATGGGTCATTTCCGCCGGAATCGCTCTCCGGAGCTCGTTGAAGCCGGTTTTCACCAAGCCGGCGGAGAGGCCCGACGCCGACGAGGATTTTCCGACGACCCCGACTTACGCGGAGTCGAGAATTCCGGCGAGATTGCCGTGCCCGCCCGCCCCTAAGAAGCGGAAACCGGCGCCGGCGCCGAGATCGTCTTGCCGAGCGAGAGAGTTTTTCAACCCTCCCGATTTGGAGACGATCTTCATACGAAGAGTTGAGGGTTCCTAA
- the LOC131025330 gene encoding F-box protein At1g70590, whose protein sequence is MKQMTWPCNSEGHHHFASLPFFRKPHDSPTPAKPSKPHLSFFNSGPKSPPRPPPQGSDFSALPYDVLARIAAPFALPSLKTASLVCRAWRDALKPLREAMVFLKWGKRFKHGRGGVKANSRKALDSFLKGAARGSTLAMVDAGLIYWEMGKKEEGIAWYRLAAELGDPTGQCNLAICYLQAHPSKTGEAIGWLYQASFAGHVRAQYQLALCLHQGRGVGRSLPEAARWYLRAAEGGYVRAMYNTSLCYLMGEGLVQSHRLARKWMKRAADHGHSKAQFEHGLGLFSEGDMMKAVVYLELATRAGERAAAHVKNVILQQLSASSRDRAMLLADTWRDLPTRPS, encoded by the exons ATGAAGCAAATGACGTGGCCGTGCAATTCCGAAGGCCACCATCACTTCGCATCGCTCCCCTTTTTCAGGAAGCCCCATGACTCCCCAACTCCGGCCAAACCCTCCAAACCCCACCTCTCGTTCTTCAATTCGGGCCCCAAATCGCCGCCTCGTCCGCCGCCGCAGGGATCGGATTTCTCGGCGTTGCCGTACGACGTGCTGGCGAGGATCGCGGCGCCGTTCGCGCTGCCGAGCCTGAAGACGGCGTCGCTGGTGTGCCGGGCGTGGAGGGACGCGCTGAAGCCGCTTCGCGAGGCGATGGTGTTCCTCAAGTGGGGGAAGCGGTTCAAGCACGGCCGCGGCGGGGTGAAGGCCAATTCGAGGAAGGCGCTCGATTCCTTCCTCAAGGGGGCCGCGCGTGGGTCCACGCTCGCGATGGTGGACGCCGGGTTGATTTATTGGGAGATGGGGAAGAAGGAGGAGGGGATTGCTTGGTATCGGCTGGCGGCGGAGCTCGGTGATCCTACTGGACAGTGTAATTTGGCCATTTGCTATTTGCAAG CTCATCCTTCTAAGACCGGAGAGGCGATTGGATGGTTATACCAGGCTTCCTTTGCTGGCCATGTTCGTGCTCAATACCAACTTGCACTTTGTTTGCACCAAGGTCGAGGGGTGGGACGGAGTCTTCCAGAAGCG GCTCGTTGGTACCTAAGAGCAGCGGAAGGGGGATACGTGCGTGCAATGTACAATACATCTCTTTGCTACTTGATGGGCGAAGGTCTGGTGCAGTCTCACCGATTGGCTCGAAAATGGATGAAGAGAGCTGCTGATCATGGCCACAGCAAAGCTCAATTTGAGCACGGACTTGGTCTCTTCTCT GAGGGTGATATGATGAAGGCCGTGGTGTACCTGGAGCTGGCCACCCGAGCCGGAGAGAGAGCCGCTGCTCATGTGAAGAATGTTATTCTCCAGCAACTCTCAGCATCCTCTCGTGATAGGGCGATGCTCCTTGCAGATACCTGGCGCGACTTGCCTACCCGTCCCTCTTGA
- the LOC131025331 gene encoding protein PAL OF QUIRKY-like isoform X1: MIGAPLSSHKLSLKLLCSYGGRILPRYPDGKLRYHGGDTRVLSVDRSISFSELLVKLGELCGNSVTLRCQLPNEDLDALVSITSDEDLANLIEEYDRAAAASPSSSLKIRAFLSAPKSTKKTSSPPSSSASSSSNGSTSPKSPFYSSLPPRYPMSGGGRCIRHASRPPVYPIIGEKAAGKLPHNYVYQCHSHSHGNGGHVFVVQNGSHWQ; encoded by the exons ATGATCGGAGCTCCCCTCAGCTCTCACAAGCTCAGTCTCAAACTCCTCTGCAGCTACGGCGGCCGCATCCTCCCCCGGTATCCCGACGGGAAGCTACGTTACCACGGCGGCGACACCCGCGTCCTATCCGTCGACCGCTCCATTTCGTTTTCCG AGCTGCTGGTGAAATTGGGGGAGTTGTGTGGAAATTCGGTGACTCTGAGATGCCAGTTGCCGAATGAAGATCTGGACGCGCTAGTGTCGATCACCTCCGACGAGGATCTCGCAAACCTAATCGAGGAATACGACCGCGCTGCGGCGGCGTCGCCGTCGTCGTCTCTGAAGATTAGGGCATTCCTCTCCGCTCCCAAATCCACCAAAAAAACGTCATCCCCTCCCTCCTCCTCGGCCTCCTCGAGCAGTAACGGCTCCACCTCGCCGAAATCGCCGTTCTACTCCTCGTTACCGCCTAGATACCCGATGTCCGGCGGCGGACGGTGCATCCGGCATGCTTCGAGGCCTCCCGTGTACCCTATTATCGGTGAGAAAGCCGCCGGAAAACTTCCTCATAACTATGTCTATCAATGTCACAGTCATAGCCATGGAAATGGCGGACATGTTTTTGTCGTCCAAAATGGCAGCCACTGGCAATAG
- the LOC131025331 gene encoding protein PAL OF QUIRKY-like isoform X2, which produces MIGAPLSSHKLSLKLLCSYGGRILPRYPDGKLRYHGGDTRVLSVDRSISFSELLVKLGELCGNSVTLRCQLPNEDLDALVSITSDEDLANLIEEYDRAAAASPSSSLKIRAFLSAPKSTKKTSSPPSSSASSSSNGSTSPKSPFYSSLPPRYPMSGGGRCIRHASRPPVYPIIGGEGSFIFRSRFLTRVK; this is translated from the exons ATGATCGGAGCTCCCCTCAGCTCTCACAAGCTCAGTCTCAAACTCCTCTGCAGCTACGGCGGCCGCATCCTCCCCCGGTATCCCGACGGGAAGCTACGTTACCACGGCGGCGACACCCGCGTCCTATCCGTCGACCGCTCCATTTCGTTTTCCG AGCTGCTGGTGAAATTGGGGGAGTTGTGTGGAAATTCGGTGACTCTGAGATGCCAGTTGCCGAATGAAGATCTGGACGCGCTAGTGTCGATCACCTCCGACGAGGATCTCGCAAACCTAATCGAGGAATACGACCGCGCTGCGGCGGCGTCGCCGTCGTCGTCTCTGAAGATTAGGGCATTCCTCTCCGCTCCCAAATCCACCAAAAAAACGTCATCCCCTCCCTCCTCCTCGGCCTCCTCGAGCAGTAACGGCTCCACCTCGCCGAAATCGCCGTTCTACTCCTCGTTACCGCCTAGATACCCGATGTCCGGCGGCGGACGGTGCATCCGGCATGCTTCGAGGCCTCCCGTGTACCCTATTATCG GTGGAGAAGGATCCTTCATTTTTCGATCTAGATTCCTTACTCGGGTCAAATAG